The Octadecabacter arcticus 238 genome contains a region encoding:
- a CDS encoding aldehyde dehydrogenase family protein gives MENARNFYIDGKWVAPTDGRDFDVIDPSTEEATATISLGGQADTDAAVAAARAAFPTWRLSSKAERVELMESILDVYMRRSDEMGEAISREMGAPIEMSKVQQSGTGSFHLKAFIQSLKDFEFEGSLRAGEDDTHIIHEPIGVCALITPWNWPMNQITLKVIPALATGCTMILKPSEQSPLSAILFTEIMHEAGVPAGVYNMLNGDGPGVGSQLSAHKDVDMVSFTGSTRAGRAITIAAAETIKRVSLELGGKGANIVFADADPKAVAQGIARCFNNTGQSCNAPTRMLVERSRYDEAVTQAIDAANAISVNAASETGQHIGPLVSQMQFDKVQDLIQKGIDEGANLVAGGVGRPEGLNRGFFVKPTVFADCNNDMNIMREEVFGPVLSMMAFDTEEDAIAIANDTDYGLTNYIQTSDPEKARRVARAVRSGMVDINGKGRGAGSPFGGMKQSGNGREGGKWGLDEFLEVRAIGGWPVE, from the coding sequence ATGGAAAACGCACGTAACTTCTACATTGACGGAAAATGGGTCGCCCCAACCGACGGGCGCGATTTTGACGTTATTGACCCATCGACCGAAGAAGCCACAGCGACGATCTCGCTCGGCGGGCAGGCTGATACGGACGCAGCCGTTGCCGCGGCCAGGGCCGCATTCCCGACGTGGCGTCTGTCATCCAAGGCCGAACGCGTTGAGCTGATGGAGAGCATTCTTGATGTCTACATGCGCCGGTCTGATGAAATGGGCGAGGCGATCAGCCGCGAAATGGGCGCGCCGATTGAAATGTCCAAGGTGCAGCAGTCCGGCACGGGGTCGTTCCATCTAAAGGCGTTCATCCAGTCGCTGAAGGACTTTGAATTCGAAGGCTCTTTGCGCGCTGGTGAAGACGACACGCACATCATTCACGAACCTATCGGTGTTTGTGCGCTGATCACACCGTGGAACTGGCCGATGAACCAGATCACACTGAAGGTTATCCCTGCACTCGCGACGGGCTGCACGATGATCCTAAAGCCGTCCGAACAATCGCCGTTGTCTGCCATTCTGTTTACCGAAATCATGCACGAAGCCGGCGTTCCAGCGGGTGTTTACAACATGCTGAACGGCGACGGTCCGGGGGTTGGCAGCCAGTTGTCGGCGCATAAAGACGTAGACATGGTCAGCTTCACCGGATCGACACGTGCAGGGCGTGCGATCACGATTGCAGCGGCGGAAACCATCAAGCGTGTAAGCCTTGAATTGGGCGGGAAGGGCGCGAATATCGTGTTCGCTGACGCTGATCCCAAGGCCGTCGCACAGGGCATCGCGCGCTGTTTCAACAACACTGGCCAGTCGTGCAACGCGCCAACGCGGATGCTGGTAGAACGGTCCCGCTACGACGAAGCGGTCACGCAAGCCATTGATGCTGCAAACGCAATTTCGGTGAATGCCGCATCCGAAACTGGCCAGCACATTGGGCCGCTAGTGTCGCAGATGCAGTTCGACAAGGTGCAGGACCTGATCCAAAAAGGCATCGACGAAGGTGCCAATCTGGTCGCGGGTGGCGTAGGCCGACCCGAGGGATTGAACCGTGGTTTCTTTGTTAAGCCGACGGTATTTGCCGACTGCAACAACGACATGAACATCATGCGCGAAGAGGTCTTTGGGCCAGTCTTGTCTATGATGGCATTTGACACCGAAGAAGACGCAATTGCGATTGCAAATGACACCGATTATGGCCTGACGAATTACATCCAGACAAGCGATCCTGAAAAGGCACGCCGCGTCGCGCGTGCGGTCCGTTCTGGCATGGTCGACATCAACGGTAAAGGTCGTGGCGCTGGTTCGCCGTTTGGCGGTATGAAGCAGTCTGGCAATGGGCGCGAAGGCGGCAAATGGGGCTTGGACGAGTTCCTTGAAGTCCGCGCAATTGGCGGATGGCCCGTCGAATAA